The stretch of DNA AGTCGTTGAGGAACTTCAGAGTGTTTTCTACGATGAAACAGTTCCCTTTGACTATGACAGTATTAAACAGCTCACGTACCTTGAGATGGTAATTAAAGAAACTCTTCGCCTCTACCCAGTGATCCCGTATATTGCACGAGAAGTCAGGGCAGATGTGAAATTGAGTAAGTATGACTAAACATTCCAAagcaaagaattcttttaaagaataaacgcaaaagggttaatttcaatttatctgAATTTCAGAAAACTTCACAGTCCCATCGGGAACAATGATTGGTGTCCCTTTCATTCGAATGAATCGAAACCCGGAAGCTTTTGGACCAAATCCCGAACTCTTCAACCCTGACCATTTTCTCCCTGAACGTGTAGAGAAGAGACATCCCAACCAATACATGCCATTCTCATTTGGCCCTCGAAACTGTATCGGTATGATCTACGGCACATATTCAGTCAGATGCATCGTagcgatgatgatgatgaactTTAGAATAAGCACACGAATTAAGTTTAAGGACATAAAGGTCGTCTACAACATTACACTACGAATAACAAATGAGAATCTCGTCAATCTCACGCCACGTCATGATTTCTggcaaaaaatatgattttttttcattctgggAAATGAGTTTGAGCGgcgagaaaataaataatttcaattgtcAATCAAATGAGTTTACTTCTCCTCCTTCTGTGTTATTTCTCTCAAAACAACCTCTGTAATTTCCAATGATTGATCCAATGAATAATTACGTGAACGGAGGAGGGTATAGGTAGGAATTAAAGCAGATGAAATTGCTGtggtttttgaattttcgcATTAAAATCATGCTGCGATACTTTGCATATTGAAAGCTcccaccaggcgcctccattgagAAACTTTGAGTAGTTCATCCCCGAATGCTCATACACTCATATTATTGCACAtctggaagtttttttttctaatgtggAAAAGCGACGGAAAAGTTTTCCCCACCAGTAGGCAGGTAACGTCaaatcttaattaattacacaCTAGTACAGATATTAAGTTCTCATAGAGCATTCACAGTGATTTTTGCACTGCAACCGGATTAATATATCTGAGAACGTCGCCGAGTTCAGTTGAGTCGCgcgaaattgcattttaaactttaaatttgataattttaaataagtcTTCAAATGGATTTCTTTAGTGTCTTCAGTATTTTACTAATAACCACTGTATCAGTGCTTTTAATTCACATCCAATTGCGCAAGAGGCGGCTTATTAAATTAATCGGAGTTAAAGTGAGTCGTTTTCCCGAATTACCCCTCATAGGAGCGGCCTATGCATTCTTGGGAAAAGATTGTGCaggtgaattttttatatttttatcatatttGTATAAACAGAGCTAATCGAATTAATCGATTAGAAAATATGCTGTGTGCCGTGACATAGTAAAGGAAAACTGGATCTCAAAAGCATAGCCGAAAACGCAACAAATTACATTTCAATTGACATCTTTCAACCAGTTATCTTCTCCTTAGAAgcatttttacttaaaatctCGAAGTAAAGAGATTGACGTGATTCTTTTAAGCTTTTCAATACTTCTTAACAGTTTAGAAGGAAATCATTTAATAGTGAGTAATTAGAGTAAATGACGggaaatttacatttataaaCTTGCTAGATAGTAAAAGCGGAATTTTAAAACAACTGATTTGcattttgatacattttaatgaatatgtcatgaaattgcaaattaattagttagtatttacattttatgagaattttattaactaaagaaataaagaaagatttatttttagaaagatTAATTGTCAAAGGCATAGATTAAAATTATCTATGTCTCGTAGATTTGATTGACAGTAAATTAGGAAAGTTatctatttgagaaaaaaaaagctttttcgaGCTTTAATAGTACTCCTACATAATTAAACTAACGTAAAGCCTCTGTCTTACAATATATTTCCAACTAGGAATTACCGAGACAGTTGATCGCATGCTGAACAGCGTTAAGCTACCTGTTTACACTTGGATCGGTCCATACCAACTCTTCCTCATCATTGATAATCCCGAAGATTTGGAAATTCTCCTATCAGATCCAAATGCCTTGGAGAAGCCTtacatttataaattcttcaagaaagATCGCGGTCTAATTGCAGCTAAAGGTGAATCATATTTCAGCATTGATTCATTCATAATGAAGAACAAACATTGTTTAATCTTACAGCAAACGTTTGGAAGGTGCACCGCAAAATCCTAAGCCCCTCATTCAGCATCAACATGATCAAGACCCTAATACCGACATTTAATCGTAAAGCGCAAAAAATGATAGATAAACTGAAAAATGAGAAGGAAGGTGTCGATATCAATCTACTTGAGCACTTTTACACTTGTGCCGTGGACATGATCACGTGTAAGTTAAAGTTATGGTAATTATAtcaatagtgaaaaaaattacaaactcTCATACACAATTTTTGTTACCTTCTGCAGCTGCTACAACGGAGGTTGACATTGACATTGATGATGAAAGAAATCGCGAATACATACGCGCTGTAATTGCTGGTGCTGATACAATTGCTTACCGTATGATTCAGCCGCATTATCACTTTGACTGCATCTACGGATGGTCTAAGCTGTACAAAATCGAACAGGCTGCCTTTAAGGTGGCGGATGAGTTCTTGGCGAGAATTATCAAATTGAAGAAGGACTTGTTTGATTCAAAAGCAGATGCGGAGGAAGAGAAACGCGAAGAGATGGCTAAACTACGAAATGCGGAATTCGAGCAGAAACCTAAATCTGTCATTAATCAACTGTTTCGATTTTGGTCAAAGGGAACGATTGGTTATCAGGATGTACGGGATGAGCTTGATATTATGCTTTATACTGGATCAGATACATCCACGCATCTGGCTTCATACACGGTCCTAATGTTGGCCATGCATCAGGATATTCAAGAGAAGGTTGTTGAAGAACTAAAAAGGGTTTTTGTCGATCCTTCCATTCCTATTGATTACGACAGCATCAAGCAACTTACGTACTTGGATATGGTTATCAAGGAAACACTAAGGCTATATCCTGTAATCCCATATATAGGACGCAATACTACAAAGGATATTAAGCTGAGTaagtaatttcttttcttttcttttaattcttaaggCATTTCTTGAACAATTTCATAAATTCGTTGCTATGTAATATTTCAGAGAACCTAACCGTTCCATCTGGAACAATGATTGGAATTCCactcatgaaaaataaccgaGACCCAATTGCATTTGGACCTAATCCCAATCTATTTGATCCCGATAATTTCCTCCCGGAACGAGTAGCAAAAAGACATCCTTACCAGTATCTGCCATTTTCCGGAGGTCCTAGAAATTGCATAGGAATGATTTACGGCCTCTTCTCCGTACGCACCATTGTGGCATCGATGATGATGAATTTCAAAGTCAAAACAGCCCTACGCTTTGAGGACATTAAACTCGTCTACAACATTTCCCTACGGATAACTAATGAAAATCTCGTGAAAATTGAGCCCAGGAATTTTTGGAcagtaaataattaaatttatgttgggattgtttattaaattaaatatttcatccaAACTAGCCACGCgctatttatatttattgggagagttcaaaaaaaaaagagagaaaagtgtGGCAGGAGCTAAAATTTGCCacaataatttacattttttgtgacCGGTGTTTGGGTGGATTGCACAACATTCTCCAAGTTTGCATCAACACATGATCCAAAAATATAATCCGTGTTTTTCTCgcagtttatttatttttcctctgaTATTTTATCGCGAGAGCTCATCTTCTTCTCAAACACCATCACAGAGATCTAACAAAAATGCGCTAATAACTAGCCAAGTATTGCAGATACAGTTTCTCTTTGAATCACAGATGAGTTTCAATATTTTACCAATTAGGGAagttatgagaaaaaatgtagattttttatttgccaATTGATACTAATTTTAACTACCTACAATCCATGTAAGTAAATAATGTTTAAATCTGgaattgaagagattttttagaatatttttcttcaagtttttctGCGCAATAGAACACAAGAAAAAGGGTTTTCCTGTTTccttataaaataaacaaacgtAAAATATTAGTGAtgattattgattttcaaatgcctGGTGGCACATTTATATAGCATTTCCATACCCAGAAGAGCTTCATCATCTCCCCCACTCGGTGTATTTTATTATAGAATGAAAATCTAACAGAATTATGTATAGGTAGGCGCACATTTATTCTGAATAGCGTCCTTGAGCCCTTCCACGTCACCCTTACTgcctgaagaaaattcaatgtcaACTGCCGGAGCGAATGTTACCCCCCTAACTCACGACGGAACCCATAACCGACCTACTCCTCTCGAAATAGAATGCGTCCCCATGGTAAGATGCGCAGGACAGTATTCTCAGTATAGAAGCGCATCCATCACGCCCGGCCAATACATGCAGGCAGGCACTGTGAGTATCCTAGAGGCTGGTGACCACACAGCCAGTACACTCTCTGCATGAAGCCACAATATTTCTCACGACACATTCACTCACATTGGTGCGAAGGGTGAGGAAGTACTACGTTACTGATCATCTCACGAGAGAATCATGtctgtgtgaattttcacGAATGAACATCATCCACAGATATTCAGTCGATTGAACGGTACGAAACTGTGAGGATAGTTTTACAAAAACTTgacaattttcctcaataaaaaaagaagaagatagaATTTGCAAAGTTAGCTTTCACTCTCTACTAAAGAAGAGGTCAGTGATAAGGGTAAAGTAATAAGGTGTAAAGGAAGAGTTTTTTcagtgattaaaaaaaaaagatttacaaCAAAAGTTGCATATAAACGATGGCAAAGGGAAAAGGTGGTGGAAATAAGGACGAGGTAAGCCATTGCCCTCTCTTAGAATTTGGCTTAGAATACGcacaaaattttgagataaaattagAAGAGATATTCTTGAAGACTTCAAAATAACAAACTCTGCCAAAGGTCATCATTGAAGAATTTGCTTGTGTTACAATTTAATACACACcccaaactcttttttttttagttagtgtatacatatataaatagcTATAATAGCTTACTTCTCTCACCTCTCGGAAGTCCTCCAGAGGCAGCAAAATCTAAAGTGCTTCTGTGAATGAAAATACGTGCTTTGCGCATTTATCGATTGATTCATCCCACTTTTAATTGCGCCACAATTAAATTTGGCAAATTGACAGTATATATTCTGAGAATCACGCTCTATACTCAATTATTATGATTAAATAAAGTCTATTATTTACAGAAAAAGAGTGGAGCAGCCGCAGCCGCCCCCAAAGCGGGTGGCGATGCAAAGGCAGCTGATGCTAAAGGTGGAAAAGGTGGCAAAAAAGGTACATCCAAATAAATTGATCtacttttctcattcattcaagcataaaatacTGATTGCTGATTAAGCGATTAATCGAAACTAATTATTcaccttctctctctccccctCAACAGGTGGCAAGAAGTGACAGTAAGGGTCGATTTTCCTCAGCACCTATGCAATACATTCTACCGAtgattgtgaaaagaaaatcaatttctgatttttttccttgtctGTGAAAATGATATGTGTACACATTGATAAATATAACCCCCCAACCCCTCTCTCACCCCAAACCCATTTCCCCCTCCCCCAACTTCCCAATATCACTAGTCGATACGAAATGTGGTCTATATACCtatactacaaaaaaaatatcgtgaCTTCCAACCAAAACATATTCAAcacataaaattgcaatttgatCCCAAAAATAACCAACACACTCTCTATACTACCAATTTCAAAATgtgactcatttttttttggaattatgTACTTTTGAGAACAATATaattgtaataataaaaataaatacaaacagAGCTATAACTCTAtagataaaatacaattttttttcttaactggGATGAATACTCACTGTTTTCCGGCTCTTTTTTTCGTCTATGATTTGAACCAATCCTGGGACATTACACCGAAGAAGGCAGCAGCTCCGGATTTAACATTGCTAGCATAGTTTTGGGTTGTACTCACAACGGATGATGATTGCCGACTATCATcgtattttcttgatttttcagGAGTAGTGGAGGActagaaaattgcgaaaaagaatttattaatttttggtttAAGTTGAACGTTTTTGGTTATTCATTcctaaatattattatttattcttatattaaaaaaaaaaacataaaatagcATAAATGTTATTAGAATGTAAAAGAGTTAGCTTCCAATTAAACTTAGCATGCGCAAAACTCTTTCTCCTTATCTTAATTTCGTATTAATGAGgctttaaagaattaatttgaggatccttaattttgataaaaagttcttttaattaGTAGAAGTTcttcgaaaaataaaaagaaaaaaaaaccaaaacaaCAGAAATTAgtatcaaaaattcaacaactCCCTCATACTTTTTTGCTGCTGTAAACTAACCCTTTATGACTGTGAAccaagaaagaaataaaggaaatttcctcttttatcttcaaatagaaaatcaattaaaaattcataccTTTTCAATCGATGTTGAGGTGGAAGTTGGAACTTTTGCCGCTGTGGCGGTATTAGAAGAAATAATCGGCAGGAGTGGGAACCACGAAACCGGATCAGAAGTTCCTGCTCCAGAAATTGCAAGGATATTCGGCTCCTTTTCCTGACTAGTTGGTGTTTGACGATTACCCAGCATTGCCACCAAGTAATCCATATTGGGCACAATACATCCCAATTGATGAAGAACACGATGAGCTGCCCGCTTTACGTTGGCATTAATATAATCGTAGGACATCTCGAAGTCGAAAGGGTCGACTCGTGATTTAAAATTCTGACTCAGGCTTTGACCTTTTTCCGTGAGACCTTTATTCTCTCGCGCCACGAGCACGAGGGAGATGAATTTGACATCGAAATAGTACTGAATGCAGCAATTTTGATTTGTCTGGATCATCTCATTTTCCAATTGGATACGATAGAAATCAAATAATTGAGTGATTACATTCTCAACGAGTCGATTGAGAATGATCCTTGGAATTGTGTGTGAACCAACTTGATTGAGATCCCGGCAGAGATTGAAAAGTTTCTGCTGAAGGGATAAACTCGGCTGGGATGGTACCCGGATGGAAGATTTCAATACAACTTCCTGTTCATTCTTCTCTTCAAGTGTGATTGTTTCCCAATTGGAGAATTCCTGAAGGATAACGTTAAGATTTGTTGCTTGCGTAGATGAACTCTTGCTCTGTGTATCCTTCAGGAAGGAAATGAGCCACAGATTCCAAAAATGCAGACTCTCCTCCTCAAGTCTTTGACACATTTGTTTCCACTTCTCGAGATCATCATCCTCGGAATTGGAGTTGCGTCTTGAGaggcaatttttcaaatatggACAAAGCTCTGCAAATGCTTGGAGAAGTTTGGCGAGATTTATAAAGTTTCCCTCAGCCCCTAAACGTCCTGACCTagtaaaggaaaatatttttgttcaatttctgtttaataaaatgggaatttatatttcaatctTACCTCAAAAATGCGACAAATTTGAGGATCCTTTCTGTACTGCACTGCACGAGAAATTCAGTTAAAGTGTCCGTGACTACTTCCGGAAGAGCTTTAAGATGTTTGTCGGCATCAGAATCTCTGGAGACATAATTGCTGATATCGTTAAAGAGCAATTCAAGCCTCTTATCGAGATTCTCACAAACAGCAACGATAGCTGGAGTGTATCCCTTGGTTTTCATCAGCAGTTTATGCGTCTTCTGGTCCTGACTTATCGCTTGCTGAAGACTCTGTGGTATATCTGATGATTCCTCAATCCAAATCATTTTTCCAATACTCTTGGCTGATTTATCAGCATTTTCAGCTAATTTCTCAACATCTTTCTGAATGGCCTCGAGTGTTGCATCCCATGAGCTTTCAATTATGTGCTTTACACGCTCATTGAGAAGATCTTGGTAGAAATACTCATAGGCTGCAAAGCCCTTTGGGAGGAAGAGCCTTTCACAGATAATCTCCCAATCTTCAGGTTTCTTCATTGCCATTGCCTGTCGTTTGATATCGTGAATAACTTTCACGGAGGGTATCAAATCTATTAAAGACTTCAGGGCAGTTTTTGTGGCCAAGGAGAGTTTTTCAAGCCATGCTCTGGAAAATGATGCAACGGATTCCGAAGTAATGGTCTTGGCAGCAACTTGAGGCTTAAATTGACTAATTATTCCCGGTAGGACTCCCATAATTTCCGAATTGTCAAATTTAATAAGGGAAATTGTGGGTTCCTTCCCTTCcaaatctttaatttcctcCATTATGAGTCCTTCGGTACCTTCCTTTCCCACAAAGCACTTAAAGATAATTTCTGAGCTCTCCATGACTAATCTTAGGCtggttaaaattttatccttCACCTTCCTCGATTTATCTTCCTCATCTTCTGCTAAAATATTGAGGAAAGCTTTTAGTCGTAGCTCAATGAATACCGTCAGCAAGGTGTCTATGTTGCTAGATTCAAGAAGCAGCAAACTAGCTAAGCATTTTGATGCCACGCTGGCGGGGAGAATCTCCCGGCCAAGTGTGGTAAAACAGTGATCACGAATGATCTCCAGGAATGGTCTGAGCACCGTCCACTGTCTCCTAGCCACTGGGAAGTATATAACAGCAGTATTATCGTTTAGCTGAAGATCAGTACTCATGTGGCGTGAGAAAGCAAACAGCTGGGCCGCCACGAAATACTCATCGTGATGAAGGTGCGTCCAAATCATCTCCGGAAGGAGCGTTAGAATGTGAATCTGCACCACAACGCCGTAGTATTTGCTTCTAGCTTGAATTATCTGATTCTTATCACTTGTCTGGGTGTCTTTTCCGTACTTCTTGAGGTTCTCCGTAACCCTTCCGGAATGTTCAAGAATACTCTCAATTCGTTGTACAACCAAGTTTGCCGTGGCTTTCATGTCATTAATCGTATCGGCGGCTTTAAGGAGATCTCGGTATCGTTCCCTAAAGTGAGTTTTGAAGAGTATTTGTGAATAAATCTTGTATTTATGTAAGAAATGAAGGAGAAAACTCACCCCACCATGGTTCTGAGATCTTCCTTTTTAATCTCAATCTCATCCTGAAGTTTCTTACTGACTTGCTCAATTTCTGATACAGTGTGCTGCTGGAAGAGCCTATCGGGATTCAATTCTAATAAATCACTCATATTTTTATGGTTTATTATGAACAATAAATGCGGAAAAATAGTCTCGctgaaaatcaaaacaaacttCTTCCACGTTGCACCCTTTAAGAATTTTGTCTTACTATGTTGGGCATTGGATGTTCCTACGACGTGTCTGATGCTTATCTGATAAAAAGGttgattttccgggtttttctgTTTCTCGTAACatcctttttatatttttttgcacagagaaaatttattttcctgcaaaaactctcaaaaatgttagaaaaacgtgaaaattcTATTCGCGCTTGTACCATGAAACACAATGTTTCATTAGCAACCCATGAAACATAAGTATCGTTCTTCACATGGTGGCGCTTTTATTTTCCCGCCATCatgttcaaatattttattcgttaacggattaaggaaaaaattaagcgcaaattataaatttcattttcatatcGCGTTTACAGACACAGGTCACGAATTGTATACTAAAAGGTTATCGCGTTTTTATTTCTTAGCAGCTTCCAACTGATTTTCATTCAGCAAGTAATAGCGGAAAGAGACTCACAGAATAAAATGGCAACGGATTTGTATCATTTTACAGAcccaaattttaatatttcgtaCGAAGTACAGcatgataattttcttgagaGTCTCTGGAACGCAAGAATAATCACAATGGATGTCAAAGTGATGCTGAGATTCCATGTTGTTTGCTTGAACATcgtaaataaaagattaatgaTGGAGGAATCTTTTGATTGTTATGGAAATCCAATGAAAGGATCGAATGAGAGAGTTTGTCTCTATTTTTCGCTCATTCAGATGCTTTAACTACACAATTTTCTAGCATCAATCATTTACATTAAATGCTGAATAAAATCACtcggaaaaattgcattaactTAAGTAAAATAAACGATGGTCAGTCATACGTGGATCATCTCAAATAATGTTCTTAAAGAATGCGTATATGTACATTACCTCCCACCGTTTTACACGGCATCTCACGTTTTTCCTCCTCCCACTTAGTCAGGAATCGCATCTCAAACGGTGAATAGACgaatttttcccttctttcCACTATTTCGGCTAAATGACCTGTCCGAAGCAAGAGATGAcgtatgcaaaaaaaaaatcatgcagtgtcttatgaaaaattgaaatttaggaaattcattttccgcCACAAAGAGTCGTTGACTCCACTGTCAGGTCCACTTTAGGTGTGCGCTTATAGTCACGTGTCAATCAGTTTGATTTGGGCGAAATTTATGACCCACGTGCTGGCGGGTGATGGGGATCGCACCCACGAcaggagaagagaaaatatgcCTTATTCTGACCTGTGGGCTTAAGACAAGAGAGTGTCGACAATATGTTAAGAAGGAAGCACGACATGATGATCTCTAAATTACAGGGCGCAACCATTACATACTGTTAAGATGAAAATCTTTGGCATCTTTATAGAGTTTTATCGACTCGTGCCAACTCGTGCTCACCTGTGAGGGAGGTCTAATTGTCTCAATAAACGCaataaacaaaatatgtaaaatgtaTGATTGTACGACCTTGCATGCAATTTTACAATGCaggtcaataaaaattcaagagaaagattagaaaaattgtttttcctcaCTCAGATTTTTCCGGTCCAAGAAAAGGTAGTATAGATTGATTAATAATTCAGAGACTACAAGGGGTGattatgaaattcatcccacaaataaattcacccccaaagaaatataaattgagaggaatgattttataataaaaatttcaagtctTTTGgggtgaaatgaaaatgatttgctTTGAGGGAGTATAAAATCATTGccgtggaaaaattttccccaaaagttTGTTGAGCAAGATTTTCCAAGAGATTTTCCGTGCTGAAACTTTACCGCCTGTCCGTTTATCTGTTTgttttgtgtgttttgtgtGTCAGTGCTTTGTATGTTTTTCCTTGCcagtctctctctctgttaGATGCACAGAACTTTAGAGTTTTCTGATGTTGGTGAAAaagtttggattttttttttgggaaaaacaaACCCACCAGGTGCCTTTCATCACTCACCAAGTGGATGTGTGTGtcttttttggaaaaagagccaacatttattattaacccttggaatgcggagcggggtcgttgaacgaccccagcgctatatttcgtgttatatctccataaatataaaagataccattcccatcttttggaaataagttctttggttatctgaggaggttgtgtaaaaatttcagctcaatccgtccaccacaagaaaagttattaagaaaaatgtagaagaagagaattcaaaaattggtgtaacggtcatgc from Lutzomyia longipalpis isolate SR_M1_2022 chromosome 1, ASM2433408v1 encodes:
- the LOC129792742 gene encoding cytochrome P450 4g15-like, translating into MGVALILLGLTIVAVTIYCYVKRRRILKMVGHLDHFPQWPIIGGVHSFAGKDVAGITATIDYLLKNVKLPAYTWVGPLKLIMVIDDPDDLETLLSDPAALYKPYVYKFFKNDRGLVTSAPHIWKVHRKILSPSFSISVMKHLIPMFNKKITKMVNNLKQLEQGVDVNLLDHLYMCTLDMISTSATGVDIDLQDGTNREYVKGVIAGADLVAKRIITVPYHIEWIYRLSSLYNVEKKALKAVNQFLDGIIKLKRTMFDEAADAEEERREELAKLNNEEIETKPKIVINQLFRYWTRGQLDFQDVRDELDVMIYTGSDTSTHLASYTLLMLAIHPNIQEKVVEELQSVFYDETVPFDYDSIKQLTYLEMVIKETLRLYPVIPYIAREVRADVKLKNFTVPSGTMIGVPFIRMNRNPEAFGPNPELFNPDHFLPERVEKRHPNQYMPFSFGPRNCIGMIYGTYSVRCIVAMMMMNFRISTRIKFKDIKVVYNITLRITNENLVNLTPRHDFCLQMDFFSVFSILLITTVSVLLIHIQLRKRRLIKLIGVKVSRFPELPLIGAAYAFLGKDCAGITETVDRMLNSVKLPVYTWIGPYQLFLIIDNPEDLEILLSDPNALEKPYIYKFFKKDRGLIAAKANVWKVHRKILSPSFSINMIKTLIPTFNRKAQKMIDKLKNEKEGVDINLLEHFYTCAVDMITSATTEVDIDIDDERNREYIRAVIAGADTIAYRMIQPHYHFDCIYGWSKLYKIEQAAFKVADEFLARIIKLKKDLFDSKADAEEEKREEMAKLRNAEFEQKPKSVINQLFRFWSKGTIGYQDVRDELDIMLYTGSDTSTHLASYTVLMLAMHQDIQEKVVEELKRVFVDPSIPIDYDSIKQLTYLDMVIKETLRLYPVIPYIGRNTTKDIKLKNLTVPSGTMIGIPLMKNNRDPIAFGPNPNLFDPDNFLPERVAKRHPYQYLPFSGGPRNCIGMIYGLFSVRTIVASMMMNFKVKTALRFEDIKLVYNISLRITNENLVKIEPRNFWTVNN
- the LOC129787528 gene encoding conserved oligomeric Golgi complex subunit 1; this translates as MSDLLELNPDRLFQQHTVSEIEQVSKKLQDEIEIKKEDLRTMVGERYRDLLKAADTINDMKATANLVVQRIESILEHSGRVTENLKKYGKDTQTSDKNQIIQARSKYYGVVVQIHILTLLPEMIWTHLHHDEYFVAAQLFAFSRHMSTDLQLNDNTAVIYFPVARRQWTVLRPFLEIIRDHCFTTLGREILPASVASKCLASLLLLESSNIDTLLTVFIELRLKAFLNILAEDEEDKSRKVKDKILTSLRLVMESSEIIFKCFVGKEGTEGLIMEEIKDLEGKEPTISLIKFDNSEIMGVLPGIISQFKPQVAAKTITSESVASFSRAWLEKLSLATKTALKSLIDLIPSVKVIHDIKRQAMAMKKPEDWEIICERLFLPKGFAAYEYFYQDLLNERVKHIIESSWDATLEAIQKDVEKLAENADKSAKSIGKMIWIEESSDIPQSLQQAISQDQKTHKLLMKTKGYTPAIVAVCENLDKRLELLFNDISNYVSRDSDADKHLKALPEVVTDTLTEFLVQCSTERILKFVAFLRSGRLGAEGNFINLAKLLQAFAELCPYLKNCLSRRNSNSEDDDLEKWKQMCQRLEEESLHFWNLWLISFLKDTQSKSSSTQATNLNVILQEFSNWETITLEEKNEQEVVLKSSIRVPSQPSLSLQQKLFNLCRDLNQVGSHTIPRIILNRLVENVITQLFDFYRIQLENEMIQTNQNCCIQYYFDVKFISLVLVARENKGLTEKGQSLSQNFKSRVDPFDFEMSYDYINANVKRAAHRVLHQLGCIVPNMDYLVAMLGNRQTPTSQEKEPNILAISGAGTSDPVSWFPLLPIISSNTATAAKVPTSTSTSIEKSSTTPEKSRKYDDSRQSSSVVSTTQNYASNVKSGAAAFFGVMSQDWFKS